A genomic region of Miscanthus floridulus cultivar M001 chromosome 3, ASM1932011v1, whole genome shotgun sequence contains the following coding sequences:
- the LOC136542536 gene encoding hypothetical protein At1g04090-like has translation MRRSRSCLSCVPMGTAALPIEDHFVPPAGLPSVPASVSEDGGFAKGSIDLGGLEVRQVTAFAKVWSTTQGGQDGLGATFFKPSPVPAGFSVLGHYAQPNNRPLFGHVLVGRDTSGTGALLAAPVDYALVWSSPDGAGHFWLPTAPEGYKAVGVVVTAAADKPSPDEVRCVRADFTDACETEDSVLSSDKDGFSAATLRPAVRGIDARGVHAGTFLAQSSATPAAGSSTLACLKNNSASYTSAMPDLAQVNSLLAAYAPHVYLHPNEPYFPSSVTWFFENGALLYQKGSQTPTPVAADGSNLPQGGGNDGGYWLDLPVDGNQREKVKKGDLAGAKVYVQAKPMLGGTVTDLAVWIFYPFNGPARAKVGLIPSIPLGKIGEHVGDWEHVTLRVSNFSGELLRMYFSQHSAGTWVDASRLEYLDGDGGNRPVVYASQHGHAFYPNAGTVLQGNTSLGIGIRNDCARGSRLDTGAGRCEVVSAEYLGVKEPAWVGFEREWGPREEYDIGREINRAARILPRSVRERLAKLVEKVLVGEGPTGPKMHGNWRNDEKEA, from the exons ATGCGGAGGAGCAGGTCGTGCTTGTCCTGCGTGCCTATGGGGACGGCGGCGCTGCCCATTGAGGACCACTTTGTTCCTCCGGCTGGGCTACCGTCGGTGCCCGCGTCAG TTTCAGAAGATGGAGGATTTGCCAAGGGCAGCATAGACCTTGGAGGCCTAGAGGTGCGCCAAGTCACCGCATTTGCCAAGGTCTGGTCCACCACGCAGGGCGGCCAAGACGGCCTCGGCGCCACCTTCTTCAAGCCCTCGCCGGTCCCTGCCGGCTTCTCCGTGCTCGGCCACTACGCGCAGCCCAACAACCGGCCTCTCTTCGGTCATGTCCTCGTCGGTCGGGACACGTCTGGCACCGGTGCACTCCTTGCCGCGCCAGTGGACTACGCCCTCGTCTGGTCCAGCCCGGACGGCGCCGGCCACTTCTGGCTCCCCACGGCGCCCGAAGGCTACAAGGCCGTCGGCGTGGTGGTCACGGCCGCGGCGGACAAGCCTTCGCCCGACGAGGTCAGGTGCGTCCGTGCCGACTTCACCGACGCGTGCGAGACCGAGGACTCGGTGTTGAGCAGCGACAAGGATGGCTTTAGCGCGGCCACCCTGAGGCCGGCGGTCCGCGGCATCGATGCCCGTGGCGTTCACGCTGGCACGTTCCTCGCCCAGAGCAGCGCGACGCCGGCGGCGGGCTCGTCGACGCTGGCGTGTCTGAAGAACAACAGCGCGAGCTACACGTCCGCCATGCCTGACCTGGCCCAGGTGAACTCCCTCCTCGCGGCGTACGCGCCGCACGTGTACCTGCACCCGAACGAGCCCTACTTCCCTTCGTCGGTGACGTGGTTCTTCGAGAACGGCGCGCTGCTGTACCAGAAGGGCAGCCAGACCCCGACGCCGGTGGCCGCCGACGGGTCGAACCTCCCGCAGGGCGGCGGCAACGACGGCGGGTACTGGCTCGACCTGCCGGTGGACGGCAACCAGAGGGAGAAGGTCAAGAAGGGAGACCTCGCCGGCGCGAAGGTGTACGTGCAGGCGAAACCGATGCTCGGCGGGACGGTGACCGACCTCGCGGTGTGGATCTTCTACCCGTTCAACGGGCCGGCGCGCGCCAAGGTCGGGCTCATCCCGTCGATCCCGCTCGGCAAGATCGGCGAGCACGTTGGCGACTGGGAGCACGTGACGCTGCGCGTGAGCAACTTCTCCGGCGAGCTGCTCCGGATGTACTTCTCGCAGCACAGCGCGGGCACCTGGGTGGACGCGTCGCGGCTGGAGTACCTCGACGGGGACGGCGGGAACAGGCCGGTGGTGTACGCGTCGCAGCACGGGCACGCGTTCTACCCGAACGCCGGGACGGTGCTGCAGGGCAACACGAGCCTGGGCATCGGGATCCGGAACGACTGCGCCAGGGGGAGCAGGCTGGACACCGGCGCCGGGCGGTGCGAAGTGGTGTCGGCGGAGTACCTCGGCGTCAAGGAGCCGGCGTGGGTCGGGTTCGAGCGCGAGTGGGGACCGCGGGAGGAGTACGACATCGGGCGCGAGATCAACCGCGCCGCGAGGATCCTGCCGCGTTCGGTGAGGGAGCGGCTAGCCAAGCTGGTGGAGAAGGTGCTCGTCGGGGAAGGGCCGACGGGGCCCAAGATGCATGGTAACTGGAGAAACGACGAGAAGGAAGCTTGA
- the LOC136542535 gene encoding probable homogentisate phytyltransferase 2, chloroplastic — MAPLASPPLPSRTSVTAPRFLAAPATRVLSPSRSASPLLSSASAGRFPHAPRSPCSAAREHRRDTMRECSRVDAAEPAPLSKTLLDLKDSFWRFLRPHTIRGTALGSIALVARALIENSHLINWWLLFKAFYGLVALICGNGYIVGINQIYDVAIDKVNKPYLPIAAGDLSAESAWLLVILFAAAGFSIVISNFGPFITSLYCLGLFLGTIYSVPPFRLKRYPVAAFLIIATVRGFLLNFGVYYATRAALGLTFQWSSPVAFITCFVTLFALVIAITKDLPDVEGDRKYQISTLATKLGVRNIAFLGSGLLLANYIAAIAVAFIMPQAFRRTVMVPVHAVLAAGLIFQTWVLAQAKYTKDAISQYYRFIWNLFYAEYIFFPLI, encoded by the exons ATGGCTCCCCTGGCCTCCCCTCCGCTCCCGTCCCGCACTTCCGTCACCGCCCCTCGCTTCCTCGCCGCCCCCGCCACCCGCGTGCTCAGCCCGTCGCGGTCCGCGTCGCCGCTCCTCTCCTCCgcctccgcaggccgcttccctCACGCCCCTCGCTCTCCCTGCAGTGCCGCTCGCGAGCACCGCCGCGATACCATGCGG GAATGCTCTCGAGTTGATGCTGCTGAACCAGCTCCATTATCAAAGACACTGTTAGACCTCAAGGATTCCTTCTGGAGATTTCTAAGGCCACATACAATCCGAGGAACTGCTTTAGGATCCAT AGCATTGGTTGCGAGAGCCTTGATAGAGAATTCCCATCTGATAAACTGGTGGTTGCTATTCAAAGCATTCTATGGGCTTGTAGCGTTGATCTGTGGCAATGGTTACATAGTTGGGATTAATCAGATCTATGATGTTGCTATTGACAA GGTAAACAAACCATATTTACCCATTGCTGCCGGTGATCTCTCAGCTGAATCAGCATGGTTGTTGGTGATATTATTTGCAGCTGCAGGTTTTTCAATTGTTATATCGAACTTTGGACCTTTCATTACCTCTCTATACTGCCTTGGCCTATTTCTTGGCACTATATATTCTGTTCCTCCATTCAGACTGAAGAGATATCCGGTTGCTGCTTTTCTTATCATCGCAACG GTTCGCGGTTTCCTTCTCAACTTTGGCGTGTACTATGCTACTAGGGCTGCACTAGGTCTTACATTCCAATGGAG CTCCCCTGTTGCTTTCATTACATGCTTCGTGACACTATTTGCTTTGGTCATTGCTATAACCAAAGATCTCCCTGATGTTGAAGGAGATCGCAA GTACCAAATATCAACTTTGGCAACAAAGCTTGGTGTCAGAAATATTGCATTCCTTGGATCTGGTTTATTATTAGCAAACTATATTGCTGCTATTGCTGTAGCTTTTATCATGCCTCAG GCTTTCAGGCGCACTGTAATGGTTCCTGTGCACGCTGTCCTTGCTGCTGGTTTAATTTTCCAG ACATGGGTTCTGGCGCAAGCGAAGTACACAAAG GATGCTATTTCGCAGTACTACCGGTTCATCTGGAATCTCTTCTATGCTGAATATATCTTCTTCCCGTTAATATAG
- the LOC136547075 gene encoding uncharacterized protein codes for MACAAPPSPLPAHRSATAARVVFAVGPHPPGFYRRFKPSTGGAPRSSLRVVASGFKADPVEERPPVAPLADVPFSADASSPVEPQPQVSTGTWKWKGYNIRYQYAGTSGPALVLIHGFGANSDHWRKNIPVLAVAHRVYALDLIGYGYSDKPNPREIEENFYSFETWGEQLNTFCAEVIQSEAFFICNSIGGVVGLQAAVMEPKKCKGIVLLDISLRMLHIKKQPWFGKPFIRSFQSLLRNTIVGKLFFNAVATPESVKNILCQCYHDTSAVTDELVQIILQPGLDPGAVDVFLEFICYSGGPLPEELLPLVKCPVLVAWGEKDPWEPVELGRAYSSFDTVEDFIVLPDVGHCPQDEAPELVNPLVESFVKRHT; via the exons aTGGCTTGCGCGGCTCCTCCCAGCCCCCTCCCCGCTCACCGCAGCGCCACGGCGGCCCGCGTGGTGTTCGCTGTGGGGCCCCACCCGCCGGGATTCTACAGGCGTTTTAAACCCTCCACGGGAGGCGCGCCACGCTCCAGCCTGCGCGTCGTGGCCTCTGGCTTCAAGGCGGACCCAGTAGAGGAGAGACCCCCAGTCGCGCCGCTCGCGGACGTTCCATTCTCGGCCGACGCGTCCTCACCGGTGGAGCCTCAGCCCCAAGTAAGCACCGG CACATGGAAATGGAAGGGCTACAACATTCGCTACCAGTACGCTGGGACATCAGGCCCTGCATTGGTTCTCATTCACGGATTCGGGGCAAACAG TGACCATTGGCGGAAAAATATTCCTGTTCTAGCCGTGGCACACAGGGTATATGCGTTGGATCTAATTGGTTATGGCTATTCTGATAAGCCTAATCCACGTGAGATCGAGGAAAACTTTTATTCTTTTGAGACATGGGGAGAACAGCTGAATACATTTTGTGCAGAAGTGATCCAGAGTGAAGCTTTCTTCATATGCAATTCAATTGGAG GGGTTGTTGGTCTGCAGGCAGCCGTTATGGAACCTAAAAAATGTAAGGGAATTGTTTTATTGGATATTTCACTAAGGATGCTTCATATCAAAAAGCAGCCATGGTTTGGAAAGCCTTTCATCAGATCTTTTCAAAGTCTCCTAAG GAACACTATTGTTGGGAAGCTATTTTTTAATGCTGTCGCTACACCAGAATCTGTGAAAAATATTCTTTGCCAG TGTTATCATGACACATCTGCAGTGACAGATGAGCTAGTTCAGATTATTCTACAGCCTGGGCTTGATCCTGGAGCAGTGGATGTATTCCTTGAGTTCATCTGCTACTCTGGAGGACCTCTACCTGAAGAGTTACTTCCATTGGTCAAG TGTCCAGTTTTGGTAGCATGGGGGGAGAAGGACCCATGGGAGCCTGTTGAGCTTGGAAGAGCCTATTCATCTTTTGATACAGTTGAAGATTTTATTGTCTTGCCAGATGTTGGACACTGCCCTCAG GATGAAGCACCTGAGCTTGTAAATCCACTTGTCGAATCATTTGTCAAGCGCCATACTTAG